In Zingiber officinale cultivar Zhangliang chromosome 8B, Zo_v1.1, whole genome shotgun sequence, a single genomic region encodes these proteins:
- the LOC122017993 gene encoding NAC domain-containing protein 73-like, which translates to MVQSEMENMERSINNSSSSSTVLMRTVLTTCPSCGYRIHYEPRPQGGVRGGGGGAAAAVEELAGLPAGLKFDPTDQELLDHLESKSRADPLRVDHLIDEFIPTIEGENGICYTHPEKLPGVREDGVVRHFFHRPSRAYTTGTRKRRKVVVESALSEAQGSETRWHKTGKTRPVFAAGGRMKGFKKILVLYTNYGKQRKPQKTNWIMHQYHLGVDEEEKDGELVVSKVFYQTQPRQCTAAVKDVDVNALEGKRKTAINEEEDENDGRVDYYSQQQPLMAYSDIQGGQSQMLRGFPMHGASGASFLT; encoded by the exons ATGGTGCAATCCGAGATGGAGAATATGGAGAGAAGCATCAACAATTCAAGCTCTTCGAGTACGGTTCTGATGAGAACAGTTCTCACCACTTGCCCTTCTTGTGGCTACCGCATCCACTACGAGCCACGGCCACAG GGTGGTGTACGAGGTGGCGGCGGaggggcggcggcggcggtggagGAGTTGGCGGGCCTGCCGGCGGGGTTGAAGTTTGACCCGACGGATCAGGAATTGCTGGACCACTTGGAGAGCAAATCGAGGGCGGATCCGCTGAGGGTGGATCATCTCATCGACGAGTTCATCCCCACAATTGAAGGGGAGAATGGTATCTGCTACACTCACCCTGAGAAACTCCCCG GCGTGAGAGAAGACGGTGTGGTGCGGCACTTCTTCCACCGGCCTTCGCGGGCGTACACGACGGGGACGCGGAAAAGGAGGAAGGTGGTGGTggagagcgcgttgtcggaggcGCAGGGCAGCGAGACGCGGTGGCACAAGACCGGGAAGACGAGGCCAGTGTTCGCCGCCGGCGGCCGGATGAAGGGGTTCAAGAAGATCCTGGTCCTCTACACCAACTACGGCAAGCAGCGGAAGCCCCAGAAGACGAACTGGATCATGCACCAGTACCACCTCGGCGTCGACGAGGAGGAGAAGGACGGCGAGCTGGTGGTCTCCAAGGTTTTCTACCAGACCCAGCCCAGGCAATGCACCGCGGCCGTGAAAGACGTCGACGTTAACGCACTCGAAGGGAAGCGTAAAACTGCGATCAATGAGGAGGAGGATGAGAACGATGGCAGGGTTGATTATTATAGTCAGCAGCAGCCCTTGATGGCGTACAGTGACATTCAAGGCGGCCAAAGTCAAATGCTCCGTGGCTTTCCCATGCATGGTGCTAGTGGGGCTTCCTTTCTTACTTGA